In one Micromonospora polyrhachis genomic region, the following are encoded:
- the moaA gene encoding GTP 3',8-cyclase MoaA — protein MIASESTVEPLIDRYGRVATDLRVSLTDRCNLRCTYCMPAEGLPWLPNADVLTDDEVVRLVRVAVHRLGVTEVRFTGGEPLLRPGLPAIVAAAAALTPRPELSLTTNGIGLERLAEPLQAAGLDRVNVSLDTLDPERFAQLARRRRLPDVLAGLRTATAVGLTPVKINTVLMRGVNSDEAPALLRFALEHGYELRFIEQMPLDAQHAWNRDTMVTAEEILAALRTEFTLLPDPVERGGAPAETWLVDGYVSDAGLPARVGVIGSVTRPFCGNCDRTRLTADGQVRSCLFATEESDLRGAMRAGADDAELARRWRTAMWGKRAGHGIDDPTFLQPSRPMSAIGG, from the coding sequence GTGATCGCCTCTGAGTCGACCGTCGAACCTCTCATCGACCGGTACGGCCGTGTCGCGACCGACCTGCGGGTCTCTCTGACCGACCGGTGCAACCTGCGGTGTACGTACTGCATGCCGGCGGAGGGCCTGCCCTGGCTGCCCAACGCGGACGTGCTCACCGACGACGAGGTGGTCCGGCTGGTCCGGGTGGCGGTGCATCGGCTCGGCGTGACCGAGGTCCGGTTCACCGGGGGCGAGCCGCTGTTGCGTCCCGGGCTGCCGGCCATCGTCGCCGCTGCCGCCGCACTCACTCCCCGGCCGGAGCTCTCGCTGACCACCAACGGCATTGGGCTCGAACGGTTGGCCGAGCCGTTGCAGGCGGCCGGGCTCGACCGGGTCAACGTCTCCCTGGACACCCTCGATCCGGAGCGGTTCGCGCAGTTGGCCCGTCGACGCCGGTTGCCGGACGTGCTGGCCGGGCTCCGCACCGCCACGGCCGTCGGGCTTACCCCAGTCAAGATCAATACGGTGCTCATGCGCGGAGTCAACTCCGACGAGGCACCCGCGCTCCTTCGGTTCGCCCTGGAGCACGGCTATGAGCTGCGGTTTATCGAGCAGATGCCGCTGGATGCCCAGCACGCCTGGAACCGGGACACCATGGTCACCGCCGAGGAGATCCTGGCCGCATTGCGTACCGAATTCACCCTGCTGCCCGACCCGGTGGAACGCGGCGGCGCTCCCGCGGAGACCTGGCTGGTCGACGGCTACGTCAGCGACGCCGGCCTGCCGGCCCGAGTCGGCGTCATCGGCAGCGTCACCCGGCCCTTCTGCGGCAACTGCGACCGGACCCGCCTCACCGCCGACGGGCAGGTCCGATCCTGCCTGTTCGCCACGGAGGAATCCGATCTGCGCGGGGCGATGCGGGCCGGTGCGGACGACGCGGAGTTGGCCCGCCGCTGGCGTACGGCGATGTGGGGCAAACGCGCCGGACACGGCATCGACGACCCGACCTTCCTGCAACCGAGCCGGCCGATGTCGGCGATCGGTGGGTGA
- a CDS encoding MoaD/ThiS family protein produces MRDGLTVRYFAGARAAAGVDEEAVPLSPSLDRLAESLVDQHGPRLATVLAAASYLVDGVAWHDRQAPLPQGATIDVLPPFAGG; encoded by the coding sequence ATGCGGGACGGCCTGACCGTCCGCTACTTCGCTGGCGCTCGCGCCGCCGCCGGGGTCGATGAAGAGGCCGTGCCGCTCAGCCCCAGCCTCGATCGACTGGCCGAGAGCCTGGTCGATCAACACGGCCCACGACTCGCCACGGTGTTGGCCGCCGCCAGCTATCTGGTGGACGGGGTCGCCTGGCATGATCGTCAAGCGCCGCTCCCGCAGGGAGCCACGATTGACGT